A genomic window from Sphingobacterium spiritivorum includes:
- a CDS encoding aldo/keto reductase, producing MIKNKLGKSDLQVSAIGFGCMSIRKSLTFSGVDLIMQAYEGGVNYFDTADLYDHGWNEEFVGKAVSSFRQDILLATKVGNHWRADGSGWDWKASKPYIIKTVETSLSRLNTDYIDLYQLHGGTIEDPIDEIIEAFEQLVAEGKIRYYGLSSIRPNVIHEYAERSNITSVMMQYNLLDHRPEETVLDELLKKNISVVTRGTIAKGVLINKTAEAYLQFTAGEVQHAARHIAKIAEEKQVSPLSIAMGYVLQHPAVASAIMGIRTKAQLNEILEASEDLDSLSVQDWTRLRQEIRPFLYSEHR from the coding sequence ATGATAAAAAATAAATTAGGAAAATCAGATCTACAGGTTTCTGCGATCGGATTCGGTTGCATGTCTATCCGCAAGAGTCTGACATTTTCGGGAGTGGATCTGATTATGCAGGCCTATGAAGGAGGTGTCAACTACTTTGATACGGCAGATTTGTATGATCACGGATGGAATGAAGAGTTCGTCGGAAAGGCGGTCTCTTCCTTTCGTCAGGATATTTTGCTGGCAACCAAAGTCGGTAATCATTGGCGTGCAGACGGAAGTGGCTGGGACTGGAAAGCATCCAAACCGTATATAATCAAGACGGTAGAAACTTCTCTCTCCCGACTTAACACGGACTATATTGATCTGTATCAGCTTCACGGTGGAACTATAGAGGATCCCATAGATGAAATTATTGAGGCTTTCGAACAATTAGTGGCTGAAGGTAAAATCCGGTACTACGGATTGTCCAGTATCCGCCCCAATGTGATACATGAATATGCTGAAAGATCTAATATCACTAGTGTGATGATGCAGTATAATCTTCTGGATCATCGACCTGAAGAGACCGTACTGGATGAGCTTTTGAAAAAAAATATCAGTGTAGTAACCCGGGGTACGATAGCTAAGGGGGTGCTGATAAATAAGACGGCAGAAGCCTATCTGCAATTTACTGCGGGAGAGGTGCAACATGCAGCCAGACATATTGCAAAAATTGCAGAAGAAAAACAGGTGTCACCCTTAAGTATCGCTATGGGTTATGTATTGCAACACCCTGCTGTAGCTTCTGCTATTATGGGGATTCGTACTAAAGCGCAGTTGAATGAGATTCTGGAGGCATCTGAGGATTTGGATAGTCTGTCTGTTCAAGACTGGACTCGTCTGCGTCAGGAAATACGTCCGTTTTTATATTCGGAGCATCGTTAG
- a CDS encoding ThuA domain-containing protein: protein MKRLFTLFIISVVFVHIAFAQAGEKRVLIFSKTAAFRHKSIEHGAEVLKDLLAKNHMISDHSEDAGVFSDDQLSKYDAVLFLSTTGDIFNDSQKEAFQKFIRSGKGFVGIHAASDTEYHWPWYGQMVGGYFVSHPAVQEALIHVLNRKHPSTKHLPKEWKHKDEWYDFRDIQPDNKVLMKVDETSYKGGKMNGNHPIAWYKEFEGGRIFYTGLGHTEEAYDEPDFQQHVLGGLRYVLKIK, encoded by the coding sequence ATGAAAAGACTGTTTACACTATTCATTATTTCTGTTGTATTTGTACATATTGCATTTGCACAAGCAGGAGAAAAACGAGTTTTGATTTTTAGCAAGACTGCAGCCTTTCGTCACAAGAGCATTGAACACGGTGCAGAGGTGTTGAAAGACCTTCTGGCAAAGAATCATATGATTTCTGATCACAGTGAAGATGCAGGTGTGTTTTCTGATGATCAGTTGTCGAAATATGATGCGGTATTGTTTTTAAGTACCACAGGAGATATTTTCAACGACAGTCAAAAGGAAGCTTTTCAAAAATTTATACGCTCCGGAAAGGGATTTGTCGGTATTCATGCGGCCAGCGATACAGAATACCACTGGCCTTGGTACGGTCAGATGGTAGGTGGATATTTTGTGAGCCATCCGGCTGTACAGGAGGCATTGATCCATGTGCTCAATCGCAAGCATCCGTCAACAAAGCATTTGCCCAAAGAATGGAAACATAAGGATGAATGGTATGATTTCAGAGATATTCAGCCGGATAATAAGGTGCTGATGAAAGTGGATGAAACTTCCTATAAAGGTGGTAAAATGAACGGCAATCACCCGATAGCCTGGTACAAAGAATTTGAAGGTGGCCGTATATTTTATACCGGACTGGGACATACAGAAGAAGCCTATGATGAGCCCGACTTTCAGCAACATGTGCTGGGCGGATTGCGGTATGTGCTCAAGATAAAGTAA
- a CDS encoding HAD family hydrolase: MTSESQRKLQKLQKITAPYEALLYDVDGTLADNMLAHKLSYKAAAAEYGVDLDTDLIDETAGWPTVAVAKEIAKRYQTTFDFEVFSKRKSAIFIERFIQNTQPVDYVLAHLLANEGIKRIGIVSGGSRSTLQITLKVIDVEGRFETLVCAGDTPKGKPDPAPFLLAAEHLGVDPQKCIVLEDGDPGVQGAINAGMGWVRIDQL; the protein is encoded by the coding sequence ATGACCTCCGAATCTCAACGCAAACTTCAGAAACTTCAGAAAATCACTGCTCCATATGAAGCCTTACTCTATGATGTAGACGGCACGCTGGCAGATAACATGCTGGCACACAAACTTTCCTACAAAGCTGCCGCTGCAGAATATGGTGTAGATCTGGATACCGATCTTATCGATGAAACTGCCGGATGGCCCACCGTAGCCGTAGCTAAAGAAATTGCAAAGCGCTATCAGACGACATTTGACTTTGAAGTATTCTCGAAACGAAAGTCTGCTATTTTTATTGAGCGTTTTATTCAGAATACCCAGCCTGTAGATTATGTGCTTGCACACCTGCTGGCTAATGAAGGCATTAAGAGAATAGGAATCGTATCCGGAGGATCAAGATCGACCTTACAGATCACCCTTAAAGTAATAGATGTGGAAGGCCGGTTTGAGACATTAGTTTGTGCAGGGGATACGCCCAAAGGAAAGCCTGATCCTGCACCGTTTCTACTTGCTGCCGAACATCTGGGTGTAGATCCTCAAAAATGTATTGTACTGGAAGATGGAGATCCGGGAGTACAGGGCGCCATCAATGCAGGTATGGGCTGGGTCAGAATAGACCAGCTGTAA
- a CDS encoding FKBP-type peptidyl-prolyl cis-trans isomerase: MRKVLAVGFLTALTLCAGAQVKKKGTTPAKKGTSTSRPAQQGIVLKNSGDSLSYALGFDIGSSVKPMELPLNIELMKKGLEEALKGSNGKFTKEQNVEIISNGIQKASDAKNAVALKAENEFFAKNKTKPGVITTPEGLQYEIITKTEGPKPTSEDEIVAHYKGTLLDGKTFDSSYDRGTPLTLNLLSVIEGWKLGIPLMSVGSKYRFYIPSKLGYGPNGSGPIPGNSTLIFDIELLEIKKGELKSLPVADMEDDKK; the protein is encoded by the coding sequence ATGAGAAAAGTTTTAGCAGTTGGTTTTCTTACTGCACTAACATTGTGTGCCGGAGCTCAGGTGAAGAAAAAAGGCACAACCCCCGCTAAAAAGGGAACATCTACCTCACGTCCCGCACAGCAGGGGATTGTTTTGAAAAATTCCGGAGACTCTCTTTCCTATGCTTTAGGCTTTGATATCGGGTCGTCTGTCAAACCTATGGAGTTACCTCTTAACATTGAGTTGATGAAAAAAGGTCTGGAAGAAGCACTGAAAGGTAGCAACGGTAAATTTACGAAAGAGCAAAATGTAGAAATCATCAGTAATGGTATTCAAAAAGCATCTGATGCGAAGAATGCTGTAGCGTTAAAAGCTGAAAATGAATTTTTTGCTAAAAATAAGACCAAACCAGGTGTTATCACTACTCCTGAAGGCTTACAGTATGAAATTATCACAAAGACGGAAGGTCCGAAACCGACAAGTGAGGACGAGATTGTCGCACATTATAAAGGTACATTGCTGGACGGCAAAACCTTTGACAGCTCTTATGATCGTGGTACTCCGCTGACATTAAATCTACTTAGTGTAATTGAAGGCTGGAAATTGGGTATTCCCCTGATGTCTGTAGGTTCTAAGTACCGTTTCTACATTCCTTCTAAATTGGGCTATGGACCAAACGGTTCGGGGCCAATTCCGGGAAACAGTACTTTAATTTTTGATATTGAATTATTAGAAATCAAAAAAGGAGAATTGAAGTCGTTACCGGTGGCTGACATGGAAGATGATAAAAAATAA
- a CDS encoding TonB-dependent receptor plug domain-containing protein: protein MRKSILILLSLGSTIAVYGQKASLNTQEIETRQDTTKLNEIIISENRLQIPFAKQSRNIQIVTSEEIKRLPGNSLNEILQSVNGVDIRQRGPFGSQADISIDGGSFEQTLVLVNGVKMADPQTAHHALNLPIPLDAIDRIEIIRGPASRIYGINSLTGAINIVTKKPKESFISAHVYTGSSFKENEEKTSEKYYGAGTQIGGAWHQEKHNHLFFYNYQKSNGQRYNTASENNKLYYQGEYNPGDADHINWSAGYIDNKFGANGFYAAPGDKESQERVKTAFATLSSRHQLTDKLSVSPRISNRYNEDDYRYYRQDFSKARSKHFNNALTAELNGVYQTSFGDFGLGIESRWERINSSNIGTHKRENQGAYAEFKTEAIQNLMINVGTYVNYNSDYGWQVFPGIDLGYDLDSRWKLVLNAGSSQRIPSFTDLYLKQPGNIGNPDLTSENAYQVETGVKYINNNLIIQGGYFYRSIADFIDWTREVSTVPYQPFNIGTNKVNGLNTSLRYQIGNDQDIMKYFINIGYNYLRPSIKKEEPGTDSKYAIESLRHQAIANLTVQHREWSLTTSNRFYERISYKSYFLSDLKLAYSLNKISLYADVQNIFNVTYIQAGAVPMPGIWYSLGAKFNCSFVR from the coding sequence ATGCGAAAATCAATACTGATACTCCTGTCTTTAGGCAGTACTATAGCTGTATACGGACAAAAAGCCTCATTAAATACTCAGGAGATTGAAACTCGTCAGGATACAACCAAACTAAACGAGATTATTATCAGTGAAAACAGACTTCAGATCCCTTTTGCCAAGCAAAGCCGAAATATCCAGATTGTAACCAGTGAGGAAATAAAAAGATTACCGGGAAATTCTTTAAATGAAATCCTGCAGTCAGTCAACGGTGTAGATATACGTCAGCGGGGACCTTTCGGCTCACAAGCAGATATCAGTATTGACGGCGGTAGTTTTGAGCAAACACTGGTACTGGTCAATGGTGTCAAAATGGCTGATCCGCAGACTGCTCATCATGCCCTCAATCTGCCAATTCCTTTAGATGCCATAGATCGTATTGAAATCATTCGCGGTCCGGCATCCAGAATATATGGTATCAACAGTCTGACAGGTGCAATCAATATCGTCACGAAGAAACCCAAGGAAAGTTTTATTTCGGCACATGTATATACTGGTAGCTCTTTTAAAGAGAATGAAGAGAAGACATCAGAAAAATACTATGGAGCAGGCACACAAATCGGAGGAGCCTGGCACCAGGAAAAACACAATCATCTTTTCTTCTACAATTATCAGAAATCAAACGGACAACGCTACAATACAGCATCCGAAAATAACAAACTGTATTATCAGGGTGAATATAATCCCGGAGATGCTGATCATATCAACTGGTCTGCAGGTTATATTGACAACAAATTTGGGGCAAACGGATTCTATGCCGCACCTGGAGATAAAGAATCTCAGGAACGTGTAAAAACAGCATTTGCAACGCTATCTTCAAGGCATCAACTTACAGATAAACTCTCTGTTTCCCCCCGTATAAGTAACCGTTACAATGAAGATGACTACCGGTATTATCGTCAGGATTTTTCAAAAGCCCGAAGTAAACATTTTAACAATGCCCTTACAGCCGAACTGAACGGAGTTTATCAGACTTCATTCGGAGATTTCGGATTAGGAATAGAATCCCGCTGGGAACGGATCAACAGCTCTAATATAGGAACACATAAGAGAGAGAATCAAGGTGCTTATGCAGAATTCAAGACAGAAGCAATACAAAATCTGATGATCAACGTAGGTACCTATGTCAATTACAATTCGGACTATGGATGGCAGGTCTTTCCGGGAATCGACCTGGGCTATGATCTGGACAGCAGATGGAAGCTGGTATTAAATGCAGGAAGTAGCCAGCGTATACCTTCATTTACAGATTTATATCTGAAACAACCCGGAAATATAGGAAACCCTGACCTGACGTCGGAGAATGCCTATCAGGTAGAGACCGGAGTAAAGTACATCAACAATAACCTTATTATTCAGGGAGGATATTTTTATCGCTCTATAGCCGATTTTATTGACTGGACAAGAGAAGTCAGCACCGTACCTTATCAACCCTTCAATATCGGCACCAATAAGGTCAATGGTTTGAACACCTCATTACGCTATCAGATTGGAAATGATCAGGATATAATGAAGTATTTCATTAACATCGGATACAACTACCTCCGCCCTTCAATCAAAAAGGAAGAACCGGGTACAGATTCAAAATACGCAATCGAAAGTCTGCGTCATCAGGCTATTGCTAATCTGACAGTACAACACAGAGAATGGTCATTGACAACATCCAATCGCTTTTACGAACGTATTTCTTATAAATCCTATTTTCTGTCGGATCTTAAGTTAGCCTACAGCCTGAACAAAATCAGTCTTTATGCAGATGTACAGAATATTTTTAATGTCACATATATACAAGCCGGAGCCGTTCCTATGCCAGGTATATGGTACAGTCTGGGAGCAAAATTCAACTGTTCTTTCGTAAGATAG
- the aroB gene encoding 3-dehydroquinate synthase encodes MHVINSLGYQVVFDDTLASLRTFLAEREYSKILVLVDRNTNDHCLPILQMVLNDVKDYDIIEVDPGEENKNIDFCIGVWKTMLDFGADRKSLMINLGGGVVTDMGGFAASTFKRGLEFIQIPTTLLSQVDASVGGKTGIDLDNVKNIIGTFTQPQAVFINTNFLHTLDNRQLNSGFAEVIKHGLIFDRDLYNTIKGLTDVRSISTDIIFRSVEIKNEVITQDPTEKGLRKILNFGHTIGHAIEGFSLFNDDQPLLHGEAIAIGMICEGYLSHKLTGLSKEELDDLIATFRNHYPDYRISIENYDEFIALMKNDKKNAGSKIGFALLTGIGSCTYDHYVEEELIIESLDFYRELISE; translated from the coding sequence ATGCACGTAATAAACAGCTTAGGGTATCAGGTCGTATTCGATGATACTTTAGCCTCCTTGAGAACTTTTCTAGCAGAGCGCGAATATTCAAAAATTCTGGTATTAGTAGACCGCAATACAAACGATCACTGTCTTCCTATTCTTCAAATGGTCCTTAATGATGTGAAGGATTACGATATCATTGAAGTAGATCCTGGTGAAGAAAATAAAAACATTGATTTCTGTATTGGAGTATGGAAGACCATGCTTGATTTTGGTGCAGACCGTAAAAGTCTGATGATTAATCTGGGAGGAGGTGTGGTCACGGATATGGGTGGCTTTGCAGCTTCGACGTTCAAAAGGGGATTAGAATTTATACAGATCCCAACTACGCTGCTGAGTCAGGTAGATGCATCGGTAGGAGGTAAGACGGGAATCGATCTGGATAATGTGAAAAATATTATCGGAACATTTACCCAACCTCAGGCGGTGTTTATTAATACTAATTTTCTCCATACACTGGATAACAGACAGCTAAACTCCGGTTTTGCGGAAGTGATCAAACACGGTCTGATATTCGACAGAGATTTGTACAATACTATCAAAGGGCTGACGGATGTACGAAGCATCAGTACTGACATTATTTTCCGTTCTGTAGAAATCAAAAATGAGGTTATTACTCAGGATCCGACTGAAAAGGGACTTCGTAAGATTCTTAATTTCGGACATACCATCGGTCACGCAATAGAAGGCTTTTCATTATTTAATGATGATCAACCCCTTTTGCATGGTGAGGCTATTGCTATAGGAATGATCTGTGAAGGATATCTTTCGCATAAACTGACTGGTCTCAGTAAGGAAGAACTGGATGATCTGATAGCGACGTTCAGAAATCATTATCCCGACTATCGGATTTCGATTGAAAACTACGACGAGTTTATTGCACTGATGAAAAACGATAAGAAAAATGCCGGATCCAAAATAGGATTTGCTTTATTGACGGGCATAGGATCTTGTACATATGATCATTATGTGGAAGAAGAACTGATTATAGAAAGTTTAGATTTTTATAGAGAATTAATTTCAGAGTAA
- a CDS encoding RNA polymerase sigma factor yields the protein MKLLRKYTDQKEPMSLRKALDDCGMGRGERGKAYVYKKYYGYLMAIVIRYIKHEMESEEVVNECFVKAFSKLDSFNLDVEEERLEKSFRSWIARIAVNQSIDFLRSKKQMLMLDDVSEYELVPHAVHNHSSLEVQDILKLLDELPDIQRTIFNMYEVEGFSHDEIASLLNIPDSTSRTYLTRAKQKLRKLYVEQFNTADHRS from the coding sequence GTGAAACTACTTCGTAAATACACTGACCAAAAAGAGCCCATGAGCCTGCGTAAAGCTCTGGATGACTGTGGTATGGGGCGTGGAGAACGGGGTAAAGCATATGTGTACAAAAAGTATTATGGTTATTTGATGGCCATTGTTATTCGGTACATTAAGCATGAAATGGAATCTGAAGAGGTCGTAAATGAATGTTTTGTAAAGGCCTTTTCAAAATTAGATTCTTTTAATCTCGATGTGGAGGAGGAGCGGTTGGAAAAATCGTTTCGTTCCTGGATAGCACGGATCGCTGTCAATCAATCTATAGACTTTTTGAGAAGTAAGAAGCAAATGTTGATGCTGGATGATGTGTCCGAATATGAGCTTGTCCCTCATGCTGTACATAATCATTCCTCACTGGAGGTTCAGGATATATTAAAATTGTTGGATGAATTACCGGATATTCAACGTACCATATTCAATATGTACGAAGTAGAAGGTTTTTCACATGATGAGATTGCGTCGCTGCTGAATATTCCGGACAGCACCTCACGTACATATCTGACAAGAGCAAAGCAGAAGTTAAGAAAATTATATGTAGAGCAGTTCAATACTGCAGATCACAGAAGTTAA
- a CDS encoding proline dehydrogenase family protein, whose product MSNTAAPGKLSFDNTEIAFKSKSDKDLDRAYWLFKMVASNTLIKIGTPITNFSLNIGLPIQGIIKNTIYKQFCGGETIQGCAPAIRQLGENGVGTILDYSVEGEDTEEVFDYTCEEILRTVAAAKNNPYIPFSVFKPTGLGRFELFEKVNAQKELSDMEKVEYQKMWERTNRICKACYEADIKVLVDAEHSWIQDVIDDIAREMMELYNKEKPIVYNTYQLYRHDKLASLKADFAYARTQGFYLGAKTVRGAYMEIERERAAQKGYPSPIQPTKEASDIDYNEAILFCLDNIEQIGLMAGTHNEASSLLLAEEMNKRNISHQHPHIFFAQLLGMSDNLTFNLAAAGYNVAKYMPYGPVKAVMPYLFRRAQENTSVGGQTGRELSLIIKEKERRKSSRRA is encoded by the coding sequence ATGTCAAACACAGCTGCACCCGGTAAATTATCCTTTGATAATACGGAAATAGCATTTAAAAGTAAGAGTGATAAAGATCTGGACCGCGCCTACTGGTTGTTTAAAATGGTGGCTAGCAATACCCTGATCAAAATCGGAACTCCGATTACTAATTTTTCGCTGAATATTGGCCTTCCGATACAAGGCATTATCAAAAACACCATTTACAAGCAATTTTGTGGTGGAGAGACTATACAGGGTTGTGCCCCTGCAATACGTCAATTAGGGGAAAACGGTGTAGGCACTATATTGGACTACTCTGTAGAAGGTGAAGATACCGAAGAGGTTTTTGATTACACCTGTGAGGAGATTCTCCGGACCGTAGCCGCAGCTAAAAATAATCCCTATATTCCTTTTTCAGTATTCAAACCTACAGGATTGGGAAGATTTGAATTGTTTGAAAAGGTAAATGCGCAAAAGGAACTGTCCGACATGGAAAAGGTCGAGTATCAGAAAATGTGGGAGCGCACCAATCGTATCTGTAAAGCCTGTTATGAAGCAGACATTAAAGTACTGGTAGATGCGGAGCACTCCTGGATACAGGATGTGATTGACGATATCGCCAGAGAAATGATGGAATTGTACAATAAGGAAAAACCTATTGTATATAACACTTACCAACTGTACAGACATGACAAATTAGCTTCGTTAAAAGCAGACTTTGCCTATGCACGTACTCAAGGTTTCTACCTGGGAGCAAAAACAGTCCGCGGAGCATATATGGAAATTGAAAGAGAACGCGCAGCACAAAAAGGCTACCCTTCTCCGATACAACCCACAAAAGAAGCTTCGGATATCGATTATAATGAAGCAATCTTATTCTGTCTCGATAATATTGAGCAGATTGGCTTAATGGCCGGTACACATAATGAGGCGAGCAGTCTGTTACTGGCCGAAGAAATGAACAAACGTAATATCAGTCATCAACATCCGCATATCTTTTTTGCTCAACTATTGGGGATGTCAGACAACCTGACATTCAATCTTGCAGCTGCAGGATACAATGTAGCCAAATATATGCCGTATGGCCCTGTAAAAGCTGTTATGCCTTACCTGTTCCGTCGTGCACAGGAAAACACTTCTGTAGGCGGACAGACCGGACGTGAACTTTCCCTCATCATTAAAGAAAAAGAGAGAAGAAAATCTTCCCGAAGAGCATAG
- a CDS encoding glycosyltransferase family protein yields MKVLYAVQGTGNGHLCRAMDIVPCLRKTADVDVLVSGIQADINLPFEVKYKLHGLSFIFGKSGGVDLWKTFMSSTVRKFTQEIKSLPIENYDLIINDFEPISAWACYSKDKPCIGLSHQIGALDASSPKPEEKDMLGKFIMKNYAPSSKSYGFHFKSYNDHIFTPVIRQSIRNIEPEDHGHYTVYLPSYDDAHLLKHLSKFPDIRWEVFSKHNSKPFRMRNVYIQPINSEEFVKSMSTASGVLCGAGFETPAEALFLNKKLLVIPMKNQYEQHLNAAALEEMGVPVISSLKQKNEYAIEAWLNSRNKVEVHYPDYTQEIVDNILNKYK; encoded by the coding sequence ATGAAAGTACTTTATGCCGTCCAGGGAACTGGAAATGGACATTTATGCCGGGCTATGGACATTGTTCCGTGCTTACGCAAAACAGCAGATGTTGATGTACTTGTAAGTGGTATTCAGGCGGATATCAATCTTCCGTTTGAGGTGAAGTATAAGCTTCACGGCTTAAGTTTTATCTTCGGCAAATCAGGAGGCGTGGATTTATGGAAAACGTTCATGAGTTCTACAGTAAGAAAGTTTACGCAGGAGATTAAATCTTTGCCAATCGAAAATTATGATTTGATTATCAATGATTTTGAACCTATTTCGGCCTGGGCATGCTACTCTAAAGATAAGCCGTGTATAGGGCTGAGCCATCAGATCGGTGCACTGGATGCATCAAGTCCTAAACCGGAAGAAAAGGATATGCTGGGTAAATTCATTATGAAAAATTATGCTCCAAGTTCCAAATCTTACGGATTTCACTTCAAGTCTTATAATGACCACATTTTTACCCCTGTCATCCGGCAGTCTATACGTAATATTGAGCCGGAAGATCATGGTCATTATACGGTATACCTGCCTTCGTATGATGATGCTCATTTATTGAAGCATTTGAGTAAATTTCCGGATATACGCTGGGAGGTTTTCAGCAAACATAATAGTAAGCCTTTCCGGATGCGTAATGTATATATACAGCCCATCAATAGTGAAGAATTCGTGAAAAGTATGTCTACTGCGTCCGGTGTCCTTTGCGGAGCCGGATTTGAAACTCCTGCAGAAGCCCTTTTTCTAAATAAAAAATTATTGGTCATTCCTATGAAAAATCAATATGAACAGCATCTGAATGCTGCGGCATTGGAAGAGATGGGGGTACCGGTGATCAGCAGTCTTAAGCAAAAAAATGAATACGCTATAGAAGCCTGGTTGAACAGCCGTAATAAGGTTGAAGTTCATTATCCGGATTATACGCAGGAAATTGTCGATAACATCTTAAACAAATACAAATAA
- a CDS encoding RNA-binding S4 domain-containing protein: MQTFKLEGEYIAMIQLLKAMNWVEHGAMAQWVVTEGYVKYNGEVDFRKRLKVRVGDIVEFDGQQVKVV; the protein is encoded by the coding sequence ATGCAAACGTTCAAATTAGAGGGAGAGTATATCGCTATGATTCAATTGCTGAAAGCAATGAATTGGGTAGAACATGGTGCAATGGCACAATGGGTTGTAACAGAGGGGTATGTGAAATATAACGGTGAAGTAGATTTTCGTAAACGTCTCAAAGTGAGAGTCGGAGATATTGTTGAATTTGACGGACAGCAGGTAAAAGTGGTATAA
- a CDS encoding zinc dependent phospholipase C family protein: MKKIYLMLPGLLICLLCSSWGFYAHKLINRNAVFTLPTELAVFYKQNIDQITEKAVDADKRCYIDSAESPRHFIDLDAYDTNTLDTLPVHWSRAKEKIEQKRLLSNGIVPWQIYITYQKLVKAFIARDKTKIIRHSADLGHYVADAHVPLHTTKNYNGQYTDQIGIHAFWESRLPEMFAPQYKLTTGKAQFITDPAALGWAIVYESAPLADTVLRIEKELSLRFPASHKKTYLTRNNVLILTYSDAYAKAYHEALNGMVEIRMRKAIYRIGSLWYSAWIEAGQPDLRKLKNKDSEPESIIPSQSPQIPMGREEWP, encoded by the coding sequence ATGAAGAAAATATACCTGATGCTCCCTGGTCTATTGATCTGTCTGCTTTGCAGCTCATGGGGATTTTATGCACATAAGCTTATCAACAGGAATGCCGTATTTACATTGCCCACTGAACTAGCCGTATTTTATAAACAAAATATAGATCAGATTACGGAAAAAGCCGTAGATGCCGACAAACGCTGTTATATTGATTCCGCAGAATCTCCGCGACACTTTATTGATCTCGATGCATACGACACGAATACATTAGATACACTACCTGTACATTGGTCCAGAGCTAAAGAAAAAATCGAACAAAAACGGTTATTGTCCAATGGTATAGTTCCCTGGCAGATCTATATCACCTATCAAAAACTTGTCAAAGCCTTTATAGCCCGCGACAAAACAAAAATTATCCGGCACTCCGCAGATTTAGGACATTATGTAGCGGATGCACATGTACCGCTACATACCACCAAAAACTATAATGGTCAGTATACTGACCAGATAGGGATTCATGCTTTTTGGGAAAGCCGGTTGCCTGAAATGTTTGCCCCACAATACAAGCTGACAACAGGAAAAGCACAATTCATCACCGATCCCGCAGCTCTCGGTTGGGCTATTGTATATGAAAGTGCTCCACTTGCCGATACAGTACTCCGTATTGAAAAAGAGCTTTCGCTTCGCTTCCCGGCCTCACACAAAAAAACTTATCTCACCCGCAATAATGTGTTGATTCTCACCTATTCAGATGCTTATGCAAAAGCCTATCATGAAGCACTTAACGGAATGGTTGAAATACGTATGCGAAAAGCCATCTACAGGATTGGCAGCCTATGGTATTCTGCCTGGATAGAAGCCGGACAACCCGATCTTCGGAAATTAAAAAATAAAGATTCAGAACCGGAGAGCATTATTCCTTCTCAATCCCCTCAGATACCCATGGGCCGGGAAGAATGGCCTTGA